In Engraulis encrasicolus isolate BLACKSEA-1 chromosome 24, IST_EnEncr_1.0, whole genome shotgun sequence, a single genomic region encodes these proteins:
- the tet1 gene encoding methylcytosine dioxygenase tet3-B isoform X2, whose product MLPKIEGLPLRRGKVGNEDIDKLEEKKQVSKEETEGDSVNGTKVEQMEDTSAAEEKDGDSSQTHATPPDTSTSTRPPDTRPQTLRAGGAAVTATAAQAAGTALHKEALETTTSSDADALTSQSPSLSVVANGAGSQHHTAVTMVGIPAACASAASQAEETTVASTAALLPPQPPKLEEALPDENTEVPLKKIKMEEPWVLMDGQMPPHQGGGGGGGGSMDGCEDALSTLAAVVCFSITDRKALEDRLFGPRPSVLCSVKAEPEDGSYEKPHQKSVCVRPFKPAASQEQKSTAGKCVDKDGEAGLPAVQSLVEQRNLSMEQAIAIEALTQLAAFPQNMPIKMENGHLDMRGSESKPAANVSLRENIPPLGAKSTSDVASNKVSVISSSSLHQTSVIQSPLNRQNHVTSHPNASSTSDMLPLQLLLRASATCEKLPLKAEMKQAASQALCKVQKSEGTYKPSEEKTTGGGIFRNKDEEEVALQLADLAFIIQSRQKQTHLVHPSPRSENNPLKGVPVQAIKYNSHALVENMKKTPVKRAKTTPAKPRVSKKKALEMNGESPGNHRTPASKRTPNGKGKGQTVFSQKNMNHRRNPFLPQTQIDLKKCIAEAQLQRERCPFSSYGGALKEAHLGSSQTPLCMGNGSSAMNHLVTGPNALNHSNGKHPIMLHPVNALHHVQTNGHGDSVTDGRRECERQSISQVFRPCDVLNYGAKPQGHPSVPDSPGAISTYHHHHHHPDTHSKTSSYANDQQQQQQQPRKDQEAYYKVETSGSVTVLSTSTIDTEPPGPGYPTERTPSKDTLHSFLESPLKFLDTQTKNLLTPPSKNNMEVPTCDCMDHIVEKDEGPFYTHLGSGPSVAAVRELMENRYGEKGKAVRVEVVVYTGKEGRSSQGCPIAKWVIRRGSEEEKLLCLVRRRVGHRCQDAVVVILILAWEGIQRGMADQLYQQLTQTLCKYGSPTSRRCGLNEDRTCACQGLDQDTCGASFSFGCSWSMYFNGCKFARSRIPRKFRLLGDYPREEEKLEDNLQHLATDLAPLYKQLAPQAFQNQVENEQLGRDCRLGMKQGRPFSGVTACVDFCAHAHRDTHNMNNGSTVVCTLTKEDNRAVRNVPEDEQLHVLPLYKMSETDEFGRADGQWAKIQTGALQVLSAFPREVRLLAEPVKSARKRRMEKAKKAAADKQQQQQQQQQQHSNGSQDKKQSTTPSKVKSQLFKGTPDRGHRGRPVELPPPLVKTEPQPYPIPMRTATGVGSYPLDCKPSHLFNHNSYGSPTPPGAHSRTMEAHSPHESGRPSPKYGFAGPPGSYGSDCRPPSGCPQPCDQRLLEPRPAVSPLTAKGCRDYPPHPHTLKSEPDEVHCSSFLQVPTPVESTPPRSLYPHPAEGLQSRLNGYHHHQHGTPTTPVGGTPMGTPTASPLPPSWTPHTPESVKVEEEVWSDSEHNFLDGDIGGVAVAPSHGSILIECARREMHATTPILRPNRSHPTRISLVFYQHKNLNEPGHGWAAWEAKVAEKAREKEEEAERLLLAGGDPSTLLSPSSRGKGGKRAAASKVSSQEPVEEPCPEEPELAQVPTRWAQTLPQDRVVTVSPYALTQVTGPYNRWN is encoded by the exons ATGTTGCCCAAAATTGAGGGTCTGCCCCTGAGGAGAGGGAAG gtgGGCAACGAGGATATTGACAAACTAGAGGAAAAGAAGCAGGTTTCCAAG gaggagacagagggagactcTGTAAATGGCACAAAGGTGGAGCAGATGGAGGACACCTCTGCGGCCGAAGAGAAGGACGGTGACTCATCTCAGACCCATGCCACCCCACCggacaccagcaccagcacccgaCCACCAGACACCCGCCCCCAGACGCTCCGTGCGGGTGGAGCAGCAGTCACCGCTACAGCAGCACAGGCAGCAGGGACGGCCCTCCACAAGGAAGCGCTTGAGACCACCACCTCCTCGGATGCCGATGCACTTACTAGTCAGAGCCCTTCACTGAGCGTGGTGGCTAATGGTGCTGGGAGCCAGCACCACACCGCAGTGACGATGGTGGGGATTCCTGCTGCTTGCGCCTCTGCTGCTTCCCAAGCTGAAGAGACGACGGTGGCGAGCACAGCTGCACTGCTCCCTCCCCAGCCTCCCAAACTCGAAGAGGCACTTCCAGACGAGAACACTGAAGTCCCGTTGAAGAAGATCAAGATGGAGGAGCCGTGGGTGTTGATGGATGGCCAGATGCCGCCGCAccaaggtggaggtgggggtggcggCGGCAGCATGGATGGCTGCGAAGACGCCCTGTCCACCCTGGCAGCCGTAGTGTGTTTTTCCATTACCGACAGAAAGGCCTTGGAGGACAGACTTTTTGGGCCCCGGCCTTCAGTTTTGTGCTCGGTGAAGGCCGAACCGGAGGACGGCTCGTACGAAAAGCCGCATCAGAAATCTGTATGTGTCAGGCCATTTAAACCCGCGGCGTCCCAGGAGCAAAAAAGCACAGCAGGTAAATGTGTTGATAAAGACGGTGAAGCTGGTTTACCAGCTGTCCAGAGTTTGGTGGAGCAACGAAACCTGAGCATGGAACAGGCCATAGCTATCGAAGCCCTCACTCAACTAGCTGCATTCCCCCAAAATATGCccataaaaatggaaaatggcCACCTTGATATGCGGGGATCAGAAAGCAAACCAGCTGCAAACGTCTCCTTGAGAGAAAACATACCTCCGTTGGGAGCCAAATCGACATCAGATGTTGCTTCAAACAAAGTCTCTGTGATCAGCTCGTCGTCATTGCACCAGACCTCGGTCATTCAGAGCCCTCTAAACAGACAGAATCACGTCACCAGCCACCCCAACGCAAGCAGCACTTCAGATATGCTTCCCCTGCAACTCCTGCTGAGGGCCTCCGCAACGTGTGAGAAGCTCCCCCTCAAAGCCGAAATGAAGCAAGCGGCCAGCCAAGCACTTTGCAAAGTCCAGAAGTCAGAGGGCACTTACAAGCCGTCGGAGGAGAAAACAACTGGCGGCGGAATCTTCAGGAACAAGGACGAGGAAGAGGTGGCCCTGCAGTTGGCCGACTTGGCGTTCATCATTCAGTCCCGCCAAAAACAAACGCACTTAGTCCATCCCTCCCCGCGTTCAGAGAACAATCCCCTGAAGGGGGTGCCTGTTCAGGCCATCAAGTACAACAGTCACGCGCTTGTAGAAAACATGAAGAAGACCCCTGTAAAAAGGGCAAAAACCACCCCAGCAAAGCCCAGAGTTTCAAAAAAGAAAGCACTTGAGATGAATGGAGAATCTCCGGGCAACCATAGAACGCCCGCATCCAAAAGAACACCCAACGGGAAGGGCAAGGGTCAGACAGTGTTTTCCCAAAAGAATATGAACCATAGAAGGAACCCATTTCTTCCACAGACTCAAATAGACTTGAAAAAATGCATTGCAGAAGCACAATTGCAGCGAGAGAGATGTCCGTTCTCCTCCTATGGCGGTGCGCTCAAAGAAGCACACTTGGGGTCCTCCCAGACTCCTCTGTGCATGGGCAACGGTAGTAGTGCTATGAACCATCTGGTAACTGGACCCAATGCTCTTAACCATTCCAATGGCAAACACCCCATCATGCTGCACCCTGTGAACGCACTTCATCACGTCCAGACCAATGGCCATGGAGACAGTGTGACGGACGGCAGGCGCGAATGTGAAAGACAGTCGATTTCTCAGGTATTCAGGCCCTGTGATGTGCTGAATTACGGTGCTAAGCCACAGGGTCACCCCAGTGTGCCCGACTCTCCTGGCGCCATTTCcacctatcaccaccaccaccaccatcctgaTACACACAGCAAAACGAGCAGCTATGCCaatgaccagcagcagcagcagcagcagccccgcaAAGATCAAGAGGCGTATTACAAAGTGGAAACATCTGGCTCCGTCACTGTTTTGTCAACGTCAACTATAGACACGGAGCCACCAGGGCCAGGCTATCCCACAGAACGCACTCCTAGTAAGGACACACTCCACAGCTTCCTGGAGTCCCCGCTGAAGTTCTTGGACACGCAGACGAAGAACTTGCTGACGCCGCCCTCCAAAAACAACATGGAGGTGCCCACCTGTGACTGCATGG ATCATATCGTTGAGAAAGACGAAGGCCCATTCTACACGCACCTGGGATCTGGCCCGAGTGTGGCCGCTGTGAGGGAACTGATGGAGAACAG GtatggagagaaagggaaggcGGTGCGTGTGGAGGTTGTGGTCTACACGGGCAAAGAAGGCCGAAGTTCTCAGGGATGTCCAATTGCCAAATGG GTGATCCGCAGGGGCAGCGAGGAGGAGAAGCTGCTGTGCCTGGTGCGTCGGCGCGTGGGCCACCGCTGCCAGGACGCGGTGGTGGTCATCCTCATCCTGGCCTGGGAGGGCATCCAGCGCGGCATGGCCGACCAGCTCTACCAGCAGCTCACCCAGACGCTCTGCAAGTACGGCTCCCCCACCAGTCGACGCTGCGGCCTCAACGAAGA CCGGACGTGTGCGTGCCAGGGCCTGGACCAGGACACTTGCGGAGCCTCCTTTTCTTTCGGCTGCTCCTGGAGCATGTACTTCAACGGCTGCAAGTTTGCTCGCAGCAGGATCCCTAGAAAGTTCCGGCTGCTAGGAGACTACCCTAGAGAG GAGGAAAAGCTGGAGGACAACCTTCAGCACCTAGCAACAGACCTGGCACCTCTGTACAAACAGCTTGCACCACAGGCCTTTCAAAACCAG GTGGAGAATGAGCAGCTGGGTAGAGACTGTAGGCTGGGTATGAAGCAAGGCCGTCCGTTCTCGGGGGTGACTGCCTGTGTGGACTTCTGTGCTcacgcacacagggacacacataaCATGAACAATGGGAGTACTGTG GTATGCACTTTAACGAAGGAGGACAACCGGGCAGTCAGGAATGTACCAGAGGACGAGCAGCTGCACGTCCTGCCCCTCTACAAGATGTCCGAGACGGACGAGTTTGGCCGCGCGGACGGCCAGTGGGCCAAGATCCAGACGGGGGCCCTGCAGGTGCTCTCCGCCTTCCCCAGGGAGGTGCGGCTGCTGGCGGAGCCCGTCAAGTCCGCCCGCAAGAGGCGCATGGAGAAAGCCAAGAAAGCAGCCGCcgacaaacagcagcagcagcagcagcagcagcagcagcacagcaacgGCAGCCAGGACAAGAAGCAGAGCACTACCCCCAGCAAAGTCAAGAGCCAGCTCTTCAAAGGGACTCCAGACAGAG GTCACAGAGGCAGGCCAGTGGAGTTGCCTCCTCCCTTGGTCAAAACAGAGCCTCAGCCGTACCCTATCCCCATGCGGACAGCAACAGGCGTGGGGAGCTATCCACTGGACTGCAAACCCTCACACCTTTTTAACCATAACAGCTACGGGAGCCCCACCCCTCCTGGAGCACACAGCCGGACCATGGAAGCACATTCTCCCCACGAGTCTGGACGACCGTCTCCCAAGTACGGGTTTGCCGGGCCGCCGGGGAGCTACGGCAGTGACTGCCGGCCACCCAGCGGCTGCCCCCAGCCTTGCGACCAGAGGCTTCTGGAGCCTCGACCGGCTGTCTCGCCGTTAACGGCCAAGGGCTGCCGTGACTACCCTCCTCACCCCCACACGCTGAAGTCAGAGCCAGATGAGGTGCACTGCTCCTCCTTCCTGCAGGTCCCCACGCCTGTCGAGAGCACGCCTCCGCGCTCGCTCTACCCCCACCCAGCCGAAGGGCTCCAAAGCAGACTCAATGGgtaccatcaccaccagcacgGTACGCCGACAACCCCCGTAGGTGGGACCCCCATGGGCACCCCCACGGCGAGCCCGCTGCCGCCGTCCTGGACTCCACACACGCCCGAGTCGGtgaaggtagaggaggaggtgtggtcgGACAGTGAGCACAACTTCCTGGACGGGGACATTGGCGGCGTGGCAGTGGCGCCCTCGCACGGCTCCATCCTCATCGAGTGCGCACGTCGCGAGATGCACGCCACCACGCCCATCCTGCGCCCCAACCGCAGCCACCCCACGCGCATCTCGCTAGTCTTCTACCAGCACAAGAACCTGAACGAGCCGGGCCACGGCTGGGCAGCCTGGGAGGCCAAGGTGGCGGAGAAGGcgcgggagaaggaggaggaggccgagagGCTGCTGCTGGCTGGGGGAGACCCCTCAACTTTACTCAGCCCCTCCTCCAGGGGGAAAGGGGGCAAGAGGGCGGCGGCCAGCAAGGTTTCGAGTCAGGAGCCGGTGGAGGAGCCCTGCCCTGAGGAGCCTGAGCTGGCCCAGGTGCCAACGCGCTGGGCACAGACGCTGCCCCAGGACCGGGTGGTCACCGTGTCCCCTTACGCCCTGACTCAGGTCACGGGGCCGTACAACCGCTGGAATTGA